A region of Nocardioides alkalitolerans DNA encodes the following proteins:
- a CDS encoding S-adenosylmethionine decarboxylase gives MSLDAPIVPVAGAVTRPVTAPSGDEMCSYALDVWTDHPTVLTDAVALASVLREAAAAGGAVVLGEAAHVFPNGAVTLSLVLSQSHLAVHTWPEHDLANVDLLTCGVLEGEAIVAAVARGLHARRTRVTRTMRPVTPGRPD, from the coding sequence GTGAGCCTGGATGCCCCGATCGTGCCCGTCGCCGGCGCCGTGACCCGACCGGTCACGGCACCCTCCGGTGACGAGATGTGCTCCTACGCGCTCGACGTCTGGACCGACCACCCGACCGTGCTGACCGACGCGGTGGCGCTGGCGTCCGTGCTGCGCGAGGCCGCCGCCGCCGGCGGGGCCGTCGTGCTCGGCGAGGCGGCGCACGTCTTCCCCAACGGCGCGGTGACCCTGTCGCTGGTGCTCTCCCAGTCGCACCTCGCGGTGCACACGTGGCCCGAGCACGACCTGGCCAACGTCGACCTGCTGACGTGCGGCGTGCTCGAGGGCGAGGCCATCGTGGCCGCCGTGGCGCGGGGGCTCCACGCGCGGCGTACCCGGGTGACGCGGACGATGCGGCCCGTCACCCCGGGACGACCCGACTGA